A stretch of the Capsicum annuum cultivar UCD-10X-F1 chromosome 8, UCD10Xv1.1, whole genome shotgun sequence genome encodes the following:
- the LOC107846187 gene encoding trafficking protein particle complex subunit 8, whose protein sequence is MDPANSTLGKILLDEITPVVMVLRTPLVEESSQKNQLSFIQLLSPFCNFNNIDVPVRTASDQPYRLKKFKLRLFYASDIRQPNIEVAKERLNQVITDAGEKDLSKLCSEPFQIETVLNSSQNEFLPSWFQYFNKELVRTVSFSEHEAFDHPVTCLLAVSSRDEDPINKFVDLFNTNQLPSLLNDGAMDPKILKHFVLVHDDEEIPLERATKTLAEMRSTFGANCCHLLCINSSKDGSEEHENLWAAYKTDISDGQPLRSFLSSDDVDELKKFIQDLSSKHIIPHMEQKIRLLNQQVSATRKGFRNQIKNLWWRKGKDDAPENPAGPTYTFSSIESQIRVLGDYAFMLHDYELALSNYRLLSTDFKLDKAWKHYAGVQEMMGLTYFMLDQSRKDGEYCMENSFTTYLKIGLSGQRNATRCGLWWVEMLKARDQYKEAASVYFRISGEEPLHSAVMLEQASYCYLFSTPPMLRKYGFHLVLSGDLYKKCDQIKHAIRTYKGALSVFKGTTWRHIRDHVHFHLGKWYGFLGIFDVAIKNMMEVLACGHQSKTTQELFLKDFLQIIQQTGKTYEVPKLQLPIINIPSVKVMYEDHRTYASQAAIHVKESLWRSLEEDMIPTLSSKSNWLELQSKILPKKFKESNICVAGEAIGIAIEFKNPLQIPVSISGVSLICEHSPAVSEPNANNSTGDQNGETSNKSATSGNFTSDTSSFTLSEADVALGESETVLVQLTVTPRAEGTLKIVGIRWKLSGSLAGFCTFDSDLVRKKVVKGNRKSKRSPIDNLKFLVIKSLPKLEGIIHPLPETVYVGDLRCIALELQNPSKIPVKKLKMKVSPPRFLQIGRKEDLEAQFPTCLERKSSRQSSLRSKTDIVSDDIFLFPEDTTVVDGAPISCPLWLRAAAPGKLSLYLSVFYEMGDTSSVMTYRTLRLHFNIEVLPSLDVSFQISPRPSRLREFLVRMDVINRSSSKGFQVHQLSSIGNEWEISLLEPTKVLPSDFLRAGHAISWFLKLKNCRSVTDQDSASSLCPPEKADVNLLSGSEMLFDIYSSPLSEFHHYERVHQRISDQEHEDTVDFILVSRSQSEQNKCANVFSHHICHRSVRTSNPIWWIMDGPQTIKHDFKDTFCAIPLRMIVHNSSDDVLSIRCKPSGSAVNMSSSGNASASSGNEVGWHDLSLSNDIKVTSDIPGTRVVKPLSSDTVPAFIWSASSSTHFILEPLSSRETPLEISVFSPGTFDLSNYTLHWSRSSQSDHGDESRASSGTCQGHPFYITVLQQD, encoded by the exons GTTGCAAAGGAGCGGTTAAACCAAGTTATCACTGATGCTGGAGAGAAAGATCTTTCTAAGTTATGTTCAGAACCTTTTCAAATCGAGACTGTGCTCAACT CTTCTCAAAACGAGTTCCTACCGTCATGGTTCCAGTATTTCAACAAAGAGCTAGTGCGCACGGTCTCCTTTTCAGAACATGAAGCTTTTGACCATCCCGTGACAT GTCTTTTGGCTGTTTCTTCACGGGATGAAGATCCTATCAACAAATTTGTTGACCTATTTAACACCAATCAGTTGCCTTCCCTACTGAATGATGGTGCGATGGATCCAAAAATTCTAAAGCATTTTGTATTAGTACACGATGATGAGGAAATTCCATTAGAAAG AGCAACCAAAACCTTGGCAGAGATGAGGAGCACTTTTGGGGCTAATTGTTGCCATTTGCTATGTATTAACTCCTCCAAGGATGGGTCAGAAGAACATGAAAACCTATGGGCTGCTTAT AAAACAGACATTTCGGATGGCCAGCCACTCCGTAGCTTCCTTAGCTCAGATGACGTGGATGAG CTGAAAAAATTCATACAAGATCTATCATCTAAACACATTATTCCTCATATGGAGCAAAAAATACGTCTTCTTAATCAGCAG GTTTCTGCTACAAGAAAAGGTTTTAGAAACCAAATTAAAAACTTGTGGTGGAGAAAGGGGAAAGATGATGCACCAGAAAACCCAGCTGGTCCAAC GTATACTTTCAGCTCTATTGAATCACAAATAAGAGTTTTGGGTGATTATGCCTTCATGTTACATGATTATGAGCTTGCATTGTCTAACTATCGTCTACTTTCTACCGATTTCAAGCTCGACAAAGCATGGAAACACTATGCTGGTGTTCAG GAAATGATGGGACTGACCTACTTCATGTTGGATCAATCGAGAAAGGATGGTGAATATTGCAtggagaattcatttactacataTTTA AAAATTGGATTATCAGGTCAGAGAAATGCTACACGTTGTGGTCTTTGGTGGGTAGAAATGTTGAAGGCCAGAGATCAGTATAAGGAGGCTGCCAGTGTATACTTCCGTATCTCTGGTGAG GAACCCCTCCATTCAGCAGTAATGCTTGAACAAGCATCATATTGTTACTTGTTTTCCACTCCACCCATGTTGCGGAAGTACGGGTTTCATCTTGTTCTTTCTGGGGACCTATATAAAAAATGTGATCAG ATAAAACATGCAATTCGAACATACAAAGGGGCTCTTTCTGTTTTCAAAGGAACTACATGGAGGCACATCAGAGACCATGTTCATTTCCACTTAGGGAA GTGGTATGGTTTCTTGGGGATCTTTGATGTTGCTATTAAAAATATGATGGAGGTTCTAGCTTGTGGTCATCAATCTAAGACGACACAGGAGTTATTCCTAAAGGATTTCCTTCAGATAATTCAG CAAACAGGCAAAACATATGAGGTTCCAAAGCTTCAGTTACCAATAATCAACATCCCTTCAGTCAAAGTGATGTACGAGGATCATCGTACCTATGCATCCCAAGCAGCT ATTCATGTCAAAGAAAGTCTGTGGCGATCATTAGAGGAAGACATGATTCCAACATTGTCAAGTAAGAGTAATTGGCTGGAACTTCAATCCAAAATTTTGCCAAAGAAGTTTAAAGAATCAAATATTTGTGTAGCTGGAG AGGCAATAGGGATAGCCATTGAATTTAAAAATCCACTTCAAATACCTGTTTCAATATCTGGTGTTAGCCTAATTTGTGAACATTCTCCAGCAGTATCTGAACCTA ATGCAAATAATTCAACTGGTGATCAAAATGGTGAGACATCAAACAAATCAGCCACTAGTGG GAATTTTACTTCTGATACATCTTCATTTACATTATCAGAGGCTGATGTTGCCTTAGGAGAAAGTGAAACAGTACTG GTACAGCTAACAGTTACTCCAAGAGCAGAAGGTACTCTCAAGATAGTTGGTATAAGATGGAAGCTGTCAGGCTCGCTGGCAGGATTTTGTACTTTCGATTCCGATTTAGTCAGAAAGAAAGTTGTGAAAGGAAACAGGAAATCTAAACGATCTCCAATCGATAACCTGAAGTTTTTAGTCATAAAG AGTTTACCGAAGCTTGAGGGCATCATTCATCCCCTCCCAGAAACAGTTTATGTTGGGGATTTGCGGTGTATCGCTCTGGAGTTGCAAAATCCATCTAAAATTCCAGTTAAA AAATTAAAGATGAAGGTCAGTCCGCCAAGGTTTCTCCAAATTGGACGCAAGGAAGATCTAGAAGCTCAGTTTCCTACTTGCTTGGAAAGAAAAAGTTCAAGACAAAGTTCTTTGAGGTCAAAGACTGATATAGTATCAGATGACATTTTTCTGTTTCCTGAG GACACAACAGTTGTGGATGGAGCTCCAATCTCATGTCCGCTCTGGCTTAGGGCTGCAGCTCCCGGAAAATTATCCTTATATTTGTCAGTCTTCTATGAGATGGGAGATACATCAAGTGTTATGACATATCGTACCTTACGCTTGCACTTCAATATAGAG GTATTACCATCTTTGGATGTGTCTTTCCAAATCAGTCCCCGTCCATCTAGACTGCGGGAGTTCCTTGTCCGAATGGATGTTATCAATAGGTCTAGCTCAAAAGGCTTTCAGGTTCACCAAttgtcatctattggaaatgaaTGGGAGATATCATTGCTCGAACCAACTAAGGTCCTCCCTTCAGATTTTCTACGTGCTGGCCACGCAATTTCATGGTTTCTCAAGCTCAAG AATTGTAGGTCGGTAACTGATCAAGACAGTGCTTCTTCTCTCTGCCCTCCGGAGAAGGCAGACGTCAACTTGCTTAGCGGAAGTGAAATGCTGTTTGATATATACAGCTCTCCCTTGTCTGAATTTCACCATTATGAAAGAGTGCATCAGAGAATATCGGATCAG GAGCACGAGGACACGGTTGATTTTATATTGGTATCCAGATCACAAAGTGAGCAGAATAAATGCGCAAATGTTTTCTCACATCACATTTGTCACCGCAG TGTCAGGACCAGTAACCCAATATGGTGGATAATGGACGGCCCCCAAActataaaacatgattttaaggACACCTTCTGTGCGATTCCACTAAGGATGATCGTCCACAATTCCTCCGATGATGTTTTGTCCATTCGCTGTAAACCCTCTGGTTCTGCAGTCAACATGAgctcatcaggaaatgcatctGCATCATCTGGAAATGAAGTAGGCTGGCATGACTTGTCACTGTCGAATGACATTAAAGTCACATCCGATATCCCAGGAACTCGAGTAGTGAAGCCATTGTCGTCTGATACAGTCCCGGCTTTCATTTGGTCAGCTTCAAGTTCTACTCATTTTATACTCGAGCCATTATCTTCTAGGGAAACTCCTCTTGAAATTTCTGTATTCTCACCCGGCACATTTGATCTATCAAACTACACATTGCACTGGAGTCGTTCATCCCAGAGCGATCATGGAGATGAATCGAGAGCTTCATCCGGAACATGCCAGGGCCACCCATTCTACATAACAGTGCTGCAACAAGATTGA
- the LOC107846179 gene encoding syntaxin-121, with protein sequence MNDLFSGSFSRYRENDQDSHSIEMGGDTGGVNLDKFFEDVEVIKDELKGLEKLYAELQNANEKSKTLHNAKAVKEMRSKMDDDVNLALKKAKFIKVRLEALDRSNASNRSLPGCGPGSSSDRTRTSVVSGLRKKLQESMNQFNELRQKMASEYRETVERRYYTVTGEKPDEQVLDTLISTGQSETFLQKAIQEQGRGQVMDTIMEIQERHEAVKEIERNLKELHQVFLDMAVLVESQGEQLDDIESQVNRANSFVRGGAQQLQVARKHQKNTRKWTCFAIILLLIIILIVVLSIQPWKK encoded by the exons atgaatgaTCTTTTCTCAGGATCGTTCTCTCGTTACAGAGAGAACGATCAAGATTCTCATAGCATTGAGATGGGAGGAGACACAGGAGGTGTCAATCTTGACAAGTTTTTCGAAGATGTTGAGGTTATCAAAGACGAGCTGAAAGGCCTCGAAAAGCTCTATGCAGAGCTACAAAATGCTAATGAGAAGAGTAAGACACTTCACAACGCGAAAGCTGTGAAAGAAATGAGGTCAAAAATGGATGATGATGTTAACTTGGCCTTGAAAAAGGCCAAGTTTATTAAAGTTCGTTTGGAAGCGTTGGATAGGTCCAACGCTTCCAATAGGAGCCTCCCCGGTTGTGGACCGGGGAGTTCCTCTGATAGGACGAGGACATCTGTTGTTAGTGGATTGAGAAAGAAACTACAAGAATCTATGAATCAGTTTAATGAGCTGAGGCAAAAGATGGCTTCTGAATATAGAGAAACAGTTGAAAGAAGATATTATACTGTTACTGGTGAAAAACCTGATGAACAAGTTCTTGATACACTCATATCTACTG GTCAAAGCGAGACATTCTTACAAAAGGCAATACAAGAACAAGGACGAGGTCAAGTGATGGACACGATAATGGAGATTCAAGAAAGGCATGAAGCTGTAAAGGAGATCGAGAGAAACTTGAAAGAACTTCATCAAGTGTTCCTCGACATGGCGGTTTTAGTAGAATCTCAAGGTGAACAACTAGATGACATTGAGAGTCAAGTGAATAGAGCTAACTCATTTGTTAGAGGGGGTGCTCAACAATTGCAAGTAGCAAGAAAACACCAAAAGAATACAAGAAAATGGACTTGTTTTGCCATCATTCTTTTGCTTATCATCATCTTGATAGTTGTTCTTTCCATTCAGCCATGGAAGAAATGA